ATACTGGCTGAAGGTCGGTGTTGCGGTTAGTTTGCCTATTACGTTGACGCTCATTGTTTTATCGATTATTTCATGGTTGATTAAAAGTAACCTTGGTTATTAATCTGGAGCATCGCGCATGGGGTCTGTTAATAAAAAAAGTACGGTGGATCGCCGTCTGCGCGAGATAGAACTAGAAGAGAGGCTGCTGCGTGATGACATTCGCGTGCTTTCTAAAACGCTTTCAAAAACAGGTGCGGTGAACAGCGGGGAAAAGGAACGGATTGTGTACGATGTGGAAATGAGGCGTTTGAAACCTTCTGCGCAGGTCAAGAGCCGGTGGGATCAGTCGGCTCCTCACAATCAGGACGGTCGGTTGCTAACCTATTTATCCACGGGAAGCTTTGAACCATCCGGTGGATTCGGGCGTGTGTCAGATCCGGTACGACGTCATCGGCGTATTTTTATCATCGTATTTTTATGTTTGCTTCTATTTATCGTGGGCAGTCTGCTGTTTATGTAGGAGTAAAAAGGATAAGAAACTTGTTTTTTTGCTACGGAACGGGCAGGGTGAAGCAAGTTTCTTAATTTTATTCACAGCTTGTACGGAGAGTTAGTAATGAACCAAGCAGAAGTGTTGAAAAAATCCGCTGACTTTGCGGGTCCTGAAGGTCCCGTCGTACTCGTCATCATGGACGGTGTCGGCATTGGTAAATTTGAAGACGGCGACATGGTTCGCAAGGCGACCACGCCGCATTTGAGTTTTTTGAGAGAGCATGCCGTTTGTTCACAGCTAAAAGCCCACGGCACCGCCGTTGGTCTTCCCAGCGACGATGATATGGGCAACAGCGAAGTAGGGCACAATGCCATTGGTTGCGGACGAGTCTTTGAACAGGGCGCCAGTCTGGTTAATCAATCCATTGAAACACGGGCGATGTTTGAAGGTCAGGCATGGAAGGAATTAATTGCCAATTGCAAAACCAATACATCCGCTTTGCATTTTATCGGTCTTTTCAGCGATGGCAATGTACATAGCAATATTGGCCATTTGAAGTCCATGCTCAAGGAAGCAAAGGCGGAAAAATTGCCTAAAGCGTTCATTCATATTTTGTTGGACGGAAGAGATGTTCCCCCGGTTTCTGCACTGGAATACGTGGACGATTTCGAGGCATTTCTGACCGATATCAATGCGGATGGCTCCGTCAGCTATCGTATCGCTTCCGGCGGCGGCCGCATGAATATCACCATGGATCGATACAATGCCAACTGGGATATGGTTCGCAAGGGCTGGGATACCCATGTGAAGGCCAAAGGGCCTGCATATGCTACGGCACGCGAAGCCATTGAGTCGCTTCGCAAGGATAATCCCGGCGTCATTGACCAGGATTTGCCTCCGTTCATTATTGGTGATGACGGCAAACCTGTTGGCCCTATTGTGGACGGCGACAGTGTCATTTTTTTCAACTTCCGCGGTGATCGCTCCATTGAAATCACCCGTGCATTTGAAGAAGAAACACTGACCGAATTTGATCGCGGTCCGCGATTGAATGTTATGTATGCCGGTATGATGCAGTACGACGGCGATTTGAAACTGCCGAAACGTTTTCTCGTCAATCCGCCCGCCATCGATCGCACTATGGGTGAATATCTGGCGCACACCGGATTAAAGCAGCTGGCCATCAGCGAAACGCAGAAATTCGGGCATGTCACGTATTTCTTCAACGGCAATCGCTCGGGTAAATTTGATGATAATCTGGAGACCTATATTGAAGTGCCTTCCGATGTGCTTCCCTTTGAGCAGCGCCCATGGATGAAAGCCGCAGAAATCACTGATCACGTCATTGATGCCATTAAAAGCGGCGAATATAAACATATCCGGCTGAATTATGCCAATGGCGATATGGTTGGACATACTGGCGTTTATCAGGCCGTAGAAATTGCAGTGGAAGCTGTTGATCTGTGCATTGGTCGTCTGCTGCCGTATATTGTAGAGGCCAAGGGCATTCTGATTGTATCAGCAGATCATGGCAATGCCGATGATATGTATGAACGTAATAAGAAGACTGGTCAGGTCAAGGTCAACGAGGAACAGATTCCTCAGCCGAAAACAGCGCATTCATTGAACCCGGTTCCTGTGTTTATCTATGATCCCGCAGGAACGGCGCATGTAAGGCTTTCAAAGAATAAAGATCTGGGTATTGCGAGTATTGCCGCGACCATCATCAAGTGTCTGGGCTATGAGCCGCCGGCGGATTACTGCCCGAGTATTGTTGATGTGGGATAACTCTGCCCCATGAAATGGATGAATGGTCCTGGGCCTTCCAGGATTAAACAGGGAAATGACGGATGTCCGTCATTTCCTTTTTCCGCACTGTATCAGCTGCTGCTCTTCTGCCTGCTGATACTCTGGTGTATGGGATGTGATTTTAAACAGACCCCGGTTTCCCTCCAGTTCCCCGCGTTGCGAGGAGATGCGACGTTGATCCTGTCGTCCCGTTTGTCAGATGATGATCAGCGCCGGGCAAAGCAGATTGTTATGGCGCAGCTCGCTGATTCCCGGGCCGCGTTTGATTCGCTGGAGAGCGGTAGCGAATTGAATGCCATCAACCGCATCGGTACCACCACGCGATTTCCGTTGAAGCGAGATACCTACCGGTTGCTGTTGCTGTGTCAAAAATATACCGAAATGACACAGGGCGCGTTCGATATTTCGACGGCACCTTATGCGATGATTTGGGGCTTTCTAGGCTGTACACTGCCGAGTGAACCTGTTTCTGACGCTATGATCGCTGCACTTCGGCACAGCGTCGGGCCAGAGTCTTACC
Above is a genomic segment from Spartobacteria bacterium containing:
- a CDS encoding 2,3-bisphosphoglycerate-independent phosphoglycerate mutase; translated protein: MNQAEVLKKSADFAGPEGPVVLVIMDGVGIGKFEDGDMVRKATTPHLSFLREHAVCSQLKAHGTAVGLPSDDDMGNSEVGHNAIGCGRVFEQGASLVNQSIETRAMFEGQAWKELIANCKTNTSALHFIGLFSDGNVHSNIGHLKSMLKEAKAEKLPKAFIHILLDGRDVPPVSALEYVDDFEAFLTDINADGSVSYRIASGGGRMNITMDRYNANWDMVRKGWDTHVKAKGPAYATAREAIESLRKDNPGVIDQDLPPFIIGDDGKPVGPIVDGDSVIFFNFRGDRSIEITRAFEEETLTEFDRGPRLNVMYAGMMQYDGDLKLPKRFLVNPPAIDRTMGEYLAHTGLKQLAISETQKFGHVTYFFNGNRSGKFDDNLETYIEVPSDVLPFEQRPWMKAAEITDHVIDAIKSGEYKHIRLNYANGDMVGHTGVYQAVEIAVEAVDLCIGRLLPYIVEAKGILIVSADHGNADDMYERNKKTGQVKVNEEQIPQPKTAHSLNPVPVFIYDPAGTAHVRLSKNKDLGIASIAATIIKCLGYEPPADYCPSIVDVG